From a region of the Branchiostoma floridae strain S238N-H82 chromosome 13, Bfl_VNyyK, whole genome shotgun sequence genome:
- the LOC118429588 gene encoding serine/threonine-protein kinase 19-like, producing MSKRKALMPDVFKRRKRVHVGAPVRPAPSSPQWGSDSEEHISAAAPSDTKAAMMYLCSLFPKQTYEGRIPPIIMKHQLYSVVKNKTLVDRQLNDLRNAHEVKMMKLGNEVDEYCLVFTEDYKNHITAFYGQELSKTVERFLKDVVSRTNEMCVTQQIMTDHKFTDVEITQLVNAGVLTVRDLGSWWLAIPGAGLFVKHFTKGRKAILASIRKSKYKEILKQELESRKMTASVKLGMSYHIHDIIGGDLVTCIETTSGELLRLKDD from the exons ATGAGCAAGCGTAAGGCTCTAATGCCTGATGTCTTCAAGCGGAGAAAGCGAGTTCACGTAGGTGCTCCTGTGAGACCCGCCCCCTCCAGTCCGCAGTGGGGTTCGGACAGCGAAGAACACATCAGCGCGGCCGCGCCCAGCGACACGAAGGCCGCCATGATGTACCTGTGCTCGCTGTTCCCCAAGCAGACGTACGAGGGGAGGATTCCTCCAATCATCATGAAGCATCAGCTGTACAGTGTGGTGAAGAATAAGACTCTGGTGGACAGGCAACTG AACGACCTGAGAAATGCACATGAAGTAAAGATGATGAAGTTGGGGAACGAAGTAGACGAATACTGCCTGGTCTTTACAGAGGACTACAAGAACCACATCACAGCGTTTTATGGCCAGGAGCTCTCCAAAACTGTTG AGAGGTTTCTAAAAGACGTGGTGAGCAGGACCAATGAGATGTGCGTGACCCAGCAAATCATGACGGACCACAAGTTCACGGATGTGGAGATCAC GCAACTGGTGAATGCTGGAGTGTTGACAGTCCGTGATCTGGGCAGCTGGTGGCTCGCCATTCCAGGGGCAGGGCTCTTTGTCAAACACTTCACAAAAG gtagAAAAGCTATCCTGGCTTCCATAAGAAAAAGCAAGTACAAAGAAATCCTGAAACAG GAACTGGAGTCCAGAAAGATGACAGCCTCTGTGAAACTGGGGATGTCTTATCATATCCATGATATCATTGGGGGAGACCTGGTCACATG